A region of Litorilinea aerophila DNA encodes the following proteins:
- a CDS encoding polysaccharide pyruvyl transferase family protein, producing MQNKRILFLGTHAQMNIGDELLLETFLNQLGAENLYYINSYDPAFTAAQLADRFQVEVFHTVKERSKLMRYLGQCDLLFFGGGSIIKELYPSTGRHPYSTLLMVLALVSAAKQLARKPIIMSNIGVGPLMSQRGHQLARWILRQVDVVTVRDEKSYETCRRLGVPPERLQLVPDAVFANPPSVFLDGVADKERPRSASDSPGLLKIALNLNYDIENPSNWETFRQNLADGLHLLAERHELEIHALPMQSHFKTMHDARVLDEFQALIPSLPFRRHAIQNHQDVARVLAECDILIGERLHALVIAAILGIPFYGLLYDIKVRELVKSLGMQAHAVDINRPFDPAVLAEGVETVLQRQEQIACHLQQRSSAFRQELQTYFASLEERLPRTVGR from the coding sequence ATGCAAAATAAACGAATTCTCTTCCTGGGCACCCACGCCCAAATGAATATCGGGGATGAACTGCTGCTGGAGACCTTCCTGAACCAACTGGGGGCAGAGAATCTCTACTACATCAACTCGTACGATCCTGCCTTCACAGCCGCCCAACTGGCCGATCGGTTTCAGGTGGAAGTGTTCCACACGGTCAAAGAACGCAGCAAGCTAATGCGCTATCTGGGGCAATGCGACCTGCTGTTCTTCGGCGGCGGCAGCATCATCAAAGAGCTCTATCCATCAACAGGTCGGCATCCCTATTCTACGCTCCTGATGGTGCTGGCCCTGGTCTCTGCGGCCAAACAACTGGCCCGGAAGCCCATCATCATGAGCAATATCGGGGTGGGCCCCCTCATGAGCCAGCGTGGCCACCAGCTGGCCCGATGGATCTTACGCCAGGTGGACGTGGTGACCGTTCGGGATGAAAAATCATATGAGACCTGCCGCAGGCTGGGTGTTCCGCCGGAACGGCTCCAGTTGGTGCCCGATGCTGTCTTCGCCAATCCGCCGTCGGTTTTTCTGGACGGTGTGGCAGACAAGGAGCGCCCCCGTTCGGCATCTGACAGCCCTGGCCTGCTGAAAATTGCCCTGAACCTGAACTACGACATTGAAAACCCCAGCAATTGGGAAACCTTCCGCCAGAATCTGGCCGATGGGCTCCACCTCCTGGCCGAAAGGCACGAGCTGGAGATCCACGCCTTGCCCATGCAGTCCCACTTCAAGACCATGCACGATGCCCGGGTGCTGGACGAATTCCAGGCTCTGATTCCCAGCCTGCCCTTCCGCCGCCACGCCATTCAGAATCATCAAGATGTAGCCCGGGTGCTGGCCGAATGTGATATCCTGATCGGTGAGCGGCTCCACGCGCTGGTGATTGCGGCAATTTTAGGCATCCCGTTTTATGGGCTATTGTATGATATAAAAGTGCGGGAATTGGTGAAAAGCCTGGGCATGCAAGCCCACGCCGTTGATATCAATCGCCCCTTCGATCCCGCCGTGCTGGCCGAAGGGGTGGAAACGGTGTTGCAGCGACAGGAGCAGATTGCCTGTCACCTGCAGCAGCGCAGCAGTGCGTTTCGCCAGGAGCTCCAAACTTATTTTGCCAGCCTGGAAGAGCGGCTGCCCCGGACTGTTGGACGATGA
- a CDS encoding oligosaccharide flippase family protein: MRPSLWKGSTLLFISATVVNGGNYLFNLLLGRWLGPAAFADLSLIVTLFLVVSFLTAGLQTPTARFGAIYVADDDLQGLAGFHRWARRWAGWVGVVLMAVFVLGAGHFQAFFTTASSWIFIIFGLFLPFYILQGVDRGLLQGCTRFGRLALTYQVEMWSRLLLGIGLVLLGLGVQGAVLGLGLSCLATWLVARASVGRLPEAPPIPAPVRREALLFVAPVLVTQLGQILINNSDILIVRRFFTAEEAGAYAALALIGRMVFFATWSIVTAMFPIAAQRHHRGESHRPLFYLSMAVVLLVSGAIIGATYFFAQEIVQVLFGATYLTIAPLLWLYGVATLFYALANVVINYRLSIGNTLGTYLAIGGGVAQVSCLWLWHESLAQVVWIQIGLMAGLLVLLLAWDGFLSLREWMGPTLPSARGSR, from the coding sequence GTGCGCCCGTCCCTGTGGAAGGGCAGCACGCTGCTCTTTATCAGCGCCACCGTGGTCAACGGGGGAAATTACCTGTTCAACCTGCTGCTGGGCCGTTGGCTGGGGCCCGCCGCCTTTGCCGACCTGAGCCTGATCGTGACCCTCTTCCTGGTGGTCTCCTTCCTGACGGCCGGGCTCCAGACGCCCACAGCTCGCTTCGGCGCCATCTATGTGGCCGACGACGATCTGCAGGGGCTGGCCGGTTTCCATCGCTGGGCTCGACGTTGGGCAGGCTGGGTTGGCGTGGTGCTGATGGCGGTGTTTGTCCTGGGGGCGGGTCATTTTCAGGCTTTTTTCACCACCGCTTCATCCTGGATCTTCATCATTTTTGGCCTCTTTCTGCCTTTCTACATCCTGCAGGGCGTGGATCGGGGGCTGCTACAGGGATGCACCCGTTTTGGCCGGCTGGCCCTGACCTATCAGGTTGAAATGTGGTCCCGGCTGCTTCTGGGCATTGGACTGGTCCTGCTGGGCCTGGGGGTACAGGGGGCCGTACTGGGGCTCGGCCTTTCCTGCCTGGCCACCTGGTTGGTCGCCCGGGCCAGCGTGGGGCGTCTGCCAGAGGCGCCGCCCATCCCCGCCCCGGTACGCCGGGAGGCGCTGCTCTTCGTTGCGCCCGTTTTGGTGACCCAGTTGGGCCAAATTTTGATCAACAACAGCGACATCTTAATCGTCCGTCGCTTTTTCACCGCTGAAGAGGCGGGCGCCTATGCCGCCCTGGCCCTGATCGGGCGCATGGTCTTCTTCGCCACCTGGTCCATCGTGACGGCCATGTTCCCCATCGCGGCCCAACGACACCATCGGGGGGAATCCCATCGCCCGCTTTTTTATCTGTCCATGGCAGTGGTCCTGCTGGTCTCCGGGGCCATCATCGGGGCGACCTACTTTTTCGCCCAGGAGATCGTCCAGGTGCTCTTCGGCGCTACCTACCTGACCATTGCCCCGTTACTCTGGCTCTATGGGGTGGCCACCCTGTTTTACGCGCTGGCGAACGTGGTGATCAACTACCGCCTGTCCATCGGCAATACCTTGGGCACCTACCTGGCCATTGGCGGTGGCGTTGCGCAGGTGTCCTGCCTGTGGCTCTGGCATGAGAGCCTGGCCCAGGTTGTTTGGATTCAGATCGGCCTCATGGCGGGGCTGCTGGTTCTGCTGCTGGCCTGGGATGGTTTTCTCTCCCTGCGGGAGTGGATGGGGCCCACCTTGCCCAGCGCCAGGGGTTCGCGCTAA